The segment CGGTGCACCGCGGTGCCGAACTCGGTCCGGTCCGTCCGTGCCGCAGAAAATAGCTGCGCGCCCATCCACTGCGTCCCTTGCACGGACGAGGGCCGGCGGGCAACGAGCCGCCGGGGAGACTTCGCCGCCGCCGACCGCAACGGTTCGATCCGCTGGCGAACGACGGACGTGGCCGCGTCCGCGGCAATCGCCGGCTGAAGATCAAGGTGCCAGCGAGGATCGCCCTCACTAAACGCCCCCGCAAATTCCCGTGCGCCGACCCGCACAGGGATCGTTTCTTCGCCGAGCGTCCTCGCGAGCAGCCGTGGGTAGTTGCGCGAACTCGAGGCGCCCGGCGGCTTCACGACCAGATACATGGCGCGTTTGGCTCGCGTCATCGCGACGTACAACAGCGACAACGCTTCGTAGCATGCATCGGCCTCGGCCGCCCGCACGTGCTCCGCCAAAATCGTGTCGCAGTCGTGGATGAGTTTACCCGGCAGATCCAGCACCCATTCCACTTGGCGGTCGGGCCCGCGCTGCACCGCGAGTCCATCGCGACGCGAGTCGAGCTTCTGGCCTTCGAGGTCTGGCAGGATTACGACGTCGAAGCCCAGGCCTTTCGCTTTGTGAATGGTCATCACGCGCACCACGTCCGCGCTCTCCACTTCGCGGACGACGTGTCGTTCCATGAACGCGATGAACTCCGCAACGTCCCGGCTGCCGGTCGCATCGAACAGCCCCGCTGCTGCGGCAAATTGCCGGAGGCGTTCGCGACTGAATGCATCGTCCGACGCGAGTCGCGGCTCGAGCCGGCGCGCCCACTCACCGAACGTGCGTTCGAATCCATCTCGATGGATTTCCGTCAGCAGCCGGCGAGTCAGCTGCTCGGGCGTGCGCACGTGCTGAGCGTGCAGCACGCTCGCCAGCGGGCTCATCTGCACGTGCTCCCACGCCCGCGTGTCGCCCGGATGCGCCGCCGCCTTCGCCAACGCGAGCAGGGCGGTGCCCACCGGATTATCGGTGCACACGTGGAGATCCGACTCGGCCACGGCGGCGATGCCGCCGGCCCGACGCAGCCTGTCCGCGAGCGCCGTCGCGGTACTGTTCTTCTGCACCAGCACCGCACAGCTCAGGCCGCGCGCGAGCGGCTGAATCTCCTCCAAGAGCGCCAGCGTCAGGGCGAACCGTGCCTCTTCGGAAATGCCCGCAGTATCCCTCGGACCGCCGGCGTGCAGCAGCGCCACGTGGCCGGCGAGCTGCGGCCGCGCCGTTTCGTGCGCGCGCCACTCGCGATTCCAGGTCTGCGTCGCCGGACACGCGAACAGCTCGGTCAACTCCGCCGCCGCGCCGAATACTCGGTTGACGCTCGCGATCACTGCCGGACCCGAGCGCCACGATTTGACGAGATGCTCCTCAGCGATCGTGCCGGGCCGCATCGCGTTGTAGTGATCAAAAATCTCGCGGAAGAGCCGCGGATCGCCCTCGCGCCAGGCGAAGATCGCCTGCTTCACGTCGCCCACGTAGAAAAAGCTCCGCGCGCCGCTGGAATCCTGGACCGCCTCGTCAATCAGGTTTCGCAACACCGACCATTGGCCGAAGCTGGTGTCCTGAAACTCGTCGAGCAGCCAGTGATCGATTTCGCCGTCCAACCGATAATCGATCAGCAGCCGGCGTTCCTCCGCACCACTCAAAGCCGCCGCTTCGCCGAGCTCCATCGATGGCAGCGCGAGTTGCGAGTCCGCATCGTCGTCCGGGACCGCGCCCGGGGCTTCGCGGCCGCTCAGCAGCGGCGCCCCGTTTCCCGGCATCAGCAGTCGCTGCACATCGGCAAACGTCAGTTTGCCGGCGCGACGGACCGCGTCATGATACATCGCTTCATAGCCCGCCAGCACCGCGTAAATCCCGCTCGTCATCTCGAGCCGCCGCGTCAGCTCCCCGCCGACCACGTGCCGCGCGAGCGCCGCGAGCGCCGCGCACGCCGCCGCGCTCAGCTCCTGCGGCTTGCGATCGAATTCGAGCACGGCCCGACCCGCCTCGAGGTCGCTCCAGGCCGCCAGCACCTTTTCGAGCACATAAACCAGCGGCCGGACCGGCGCGATGCCCGGCGCCCACGCCACACAGGCGTCGAAGAACTCCATCCAGCGCTGGCGCTGCTTCTCGCCGACACCGGCGGCATCCACCCACGCGCGCAGCGTCTGCACTGCCGCCGCGACGTCACATGGCGGCCCGAGCCAGCGACTGCCGTTGCGCCAAATCCGGCGCGCGTCACCCCAGGCGTCGCGCGCGGACGCGTTCAGAAAAATTTCCTGATGCTCGTCGAGAAACGCATCCAACTGCGCGCCGAGCCGCTTCTCCTCGACGCCGAAGGTCGCGCGTTTGAACGCTTCGATGAACTCCCGCTGCGCGTCCGCCAGTCCGTCGGTCGGCCGCTCAAACAACTGCCGCAGCACGCGGCTCCGCTCCATCCGCGCTGCGTGCTCCTCGAGCAGTTCGAACTCGCCCGCAAGCCCGAGTTCCAACGGGAAATTGCGGGCGATCCGCGCGAAGAATCCGTCGATCGTGCCGAGCCGGAGCCGGTGCATCGCGTCCACCATTCGCCGTAGCAGTGCGAGGAATTCCGCCGTCCCCATCGCTGCCGGACGGCCGATCTCGGCCGCCAGTTGGCGCGCATACGCCGCATCGCTGGCCGCGCGCGCCAGCTTGTTCAGGATCTCGTCGAAGAACTCGCCGGCTGCCTTTCGCGTAAACGTCAGCGCCACGATCCGCTCCGGCGCCGCGCCGAGCGCGAGCAGCCGCACAAAACGGTTGGTCAGAGCGTAGGTTTTGCCTGAGCCCGCCGACGCCAGAATCATCACGTGTCCGACGCGTGTCATCAGGCCCCCTCCACGGCGCCCACCGCCGCACCGTCCCATTCGACGCTGTCGGCCACGCCGTGCTGGAACAGCGTGGCAAAATCGTCCTGCTCCGGCCGGAGCGTTTCATTCGGCGGCCAGAAAATTCCCGCGTGGATCGCCGCCGCGACTCCGTTCGCGCAGCGCCATGCCGCGTCGTCGAGCTCACGGGTGTAGTCCGTCCACGGACGAATGCCCGTCTCCCCGATCGCTTTTGGCAGGTTGAAATAGGCGCATTCCAAGAGCGGCTGCTCTCCGCCGGTCGCCAAGGTCGGGTCCGTCTGCACCGCCAGGCGGTAGAGCGGCAATTGCAGATCGGTCCACACCTGCTCCTTCGCGTTGTAGGTGAATCGCGCCAACGCCGGCGCCGTTTCTTCCCGCCGCCACCCGCGCAGGTGCGCCTGCTCAGGATCGACCGGCCGGTCGGACGTTTTGTAGTCGAGCACGCGCCGTGCGCCGGTGCGTTCGTGACGATCGATCCGGTCGATTTTGCCGGTGACCACCAGAGGCCCAATCGTGATTTCGAACGGCCGCTCGACGTGCTCGATCACCCAGCCTTCCGCCCGGCTGAGCGCCTGGACTTCGGCCGCGCGCGATAGCCGCTGCCGCGCCGATTCCAGCTGCACGACCAGCGGCAGCGCGAGATGTCGGCCAAACCGCCGCGCCGCCTCCAATTCGAGTCGCGCGAGCAGAAACTCGCGCAGCCGTGGCGCATCCTGTTCGTCCCTCAGCGCCGGCTCGCGGCCCATCGCTTCCAACGCAGCATGGCACAGCGTGCCGAAATCGAACACGTCGAGTTCGCTCTTCGCCGGATCCACCGCCTCCATCCGCAGCACGCGTGACAGATAGAAGCGGAATGGACACGCGAGCCACGCGCGTATTGCCGTCACTGCGATGCGGGTCGGCGGCGCAACGATCCGCGGCTGCAGACGCCACGCGCGACGCCACGACTCGGTGGTGTGCGTCGACTCCGCCGGCCGAAATAGCTGCCGGATGCGCCCCGGCAGCTCTTCATCGGGACAGCGCAACAAAAGCCGCGACGGTCGCAGCGGTTCGCCCGCGACGGTGGTTTTCCCGAACAGCAGGTCGAGCCGACCCGGGTCGCCCGTCCGCCACGCCGCGATCGCCTGGAGCAGATACGCGTCACGCGCGAACCGCGTCGCGTTGGTTTTCAACCCGAGCCGCTCGCGCAGCGATTCCGGCAAAAAGGGATCGCCCACGATTGCGTCAGGCACACGGCCATCGTTCAGCCCGGCGACCACGAGGTGCGGCGCGTCTTCCCAGAGCAACTCGAGCCAGCCCTGCAGCTCGATCGCCCCGGCGACTTTTTCGTCGTAGCAGATGTTCTCGCCGTACAGTCGAAGCGCGACGTCCCACCAGTCCGCGTTCGAGGCGGCGGTGAACCGCGCTGCAGCCGCAGCGATGTCCTGCAACACCACCGACCACGTTTCGGCGGCCTCGGCCAGCTGCGCGTCCTCGTCCCGCGAGGATTCGAATCGCCGCGCGCCAAAAACGGCGGCGAGCGCGGCCTGGGCATTCGCGGGAAAATCACCCCGGCTGAGGGTGGCGCGCAATCCCGCGATGAGCCGCAGCGCGGGCCCGATGCG is part of the Opitutus terrae PB90-1 genome and harbors:
- a CDS encoding PD-(D/E)XK nuclease family protein, yielding MDSTAAQPAGHGRARRFLSWDAPLLPQAVALLAEGWTGDGPLDLSDLLVIVPTRQSGRRLREALAEHAARKQAAVFPPKVMLPEALMTPAPAAGVATHLESLLAWADVFRSVALDDFRDVFPVDPPARNFAWALRLAEEFVRLQRSLAEAGLQLRDALSRAGSDFPEAERWRQISELETRHEQRLASAGLIDAPAARLRQACTPELPGGVRRIVMLATPDPQPIALQALAALARAVPVEVAVYAPAAEADAFDDWGRPRPETWNTRTLTVPDVAQRVHLCLDPEAQAARIAALAAEYREPEGRLGLGVADSEVLPLLQGELAEVRQVGFNPEGRARLGDQLFQLLQNCARLAREESFATVQALARCPDFLEFLHGQLGPDFSAARFLHELDELHTRHLPPTLTEALQHVERSERPKPDVSSGPTHPANSRIGPALRLIAGLRATLSRGDFPANAQAALAAVFGARRFESSRDEDAQLAEAAETWSVVLQDIAAAAARFTAASNADWWDVALRLYGENICYDEKVAGAIELQGWLELLWEDAPHLVVAGLNDGRVPDAIVGDPFLPESLRERLGLKTNATRFARDAYLLQAIAAWRTGDPGRLDLLFGKTTVAGEPLRPSRLLLRCPDEELPGRIRQLFRPAESTHTTESWRRAWRLQPRIVAPPTRIAVTAIRAWLACPFRFYLSRVLRMEAVDPAKSELDVFDFGTLCHAALEAMGREPALRDEQDAPRLREFLLARLELEAARRFGRHLALPLVVQLESARQRLSRAAEVQALSRAEGWVIEHVERPFEITIGPLVVTGKIDRIDRHERTGARRVLDYKTSDRPVDPEQAHLRGWRREETAPALARFTYNAKEQVWTDLQLPLYRLAVQTDPTLATGGEQPLLECAYFNLPKAIGETGIRPWTDYTRELDDAAWRCANGVAAAIHAGIFWPPNETLRPEQDDFATLFQHGVADSVEWDGAAVGAVEGA
- a CDS encoding UvrD-helicase domain-containing protein, encoding MTRVGHVMILASAGSGKTYALTNRFVRLLALGAAPERIVALTFTRKAAGEFFDEILNKLARAASDAAYARQLAAEIGRPAAMGTAEFLALLRRMVDAMHRLRLGTIDGFFARIARNFPLELGLAGEFELLEEHAARMERSRVLRQLFERPTDGLADAQREFIEAFKRATFGVEEKRLGAQLDAFLDEHQEIFLNASARDAWGDARRIWRNGSRWLGPPCDVAAAVQTLRAWVDAAGVGEKQRQRWMEFFDACVAWAPGIAPVRPLVYVLEKVLAAWSDLEAGRAVLEFDRKPQELSAAACAALAALARHVVGGELTRRLEMTSGIYAVLAGYEAMYHDAVRRAGKLTFADVQRLLMPGNGAPLLSGREAPGAVPDDDADSQLALPSMELGEAAALSGAEERRLLIDYRLDGEIDHWLLDEFQDTSFGQWSVLRNLIDEAVQDSSGARSFFYVGDVKQAIFAWREGDPRLFREIFDHYNAMRPGTIAEEHLVKSWRSGPAVIASVNRVFGAAAELTELFACPATQTWNREWRAHETARPQLAGHVALLHAGGPRDTAGISEEARFALTLALLEEIQPLARGLSCAVLVQKNSTATALADRLRRAGGIAAVAESDLHVCTDNPVGTALLALAKAAAHPGDTRAWEHVQMSPLASVLHAQHVRTPEQLTRRLLTEIHRDGFERTFGEWARRLEPRLASDDAFSRERLRQFAAAAGLFDATGSRDVAEFIAFMERHVVREVESADVVRVMTIHKAKGLGFDVVILPDLEGQKLDSRRDGLAVQRGPDRQVEWVLDLPGKLIHDCDTILAEHVRAAEADACYEALSLLYVAMTRAKRAMYLVVKPPGASSSRNYPRLLARTLGEETIPVRVGAREFAGAFSEGDPRWHLDLQPAIAADAATSVVRQRIEPLRSAAAKSPRRLVARRPSSVQGTQWMGAQLFSAARTDRTEFGTAVHRLLAEVEWGTPATAQSMTTEWRARGEDAAVVAEAAGCLESPALAHVWRSAANAEVWRERAFEIVLEDVWVSGIFDRVIVWRDAAGRPIRASVFDFKTDRVGESPQWDELARRHAGQLNLYRRVATVLTGLPAMAITSEAVFTRARRAVAVTDATPTQD